The following proteins are encoded in a genomic region of Glycine soja cultivar W05 chromosome 17, ASM419377v2, whole genome shotgun sequence:
- the LOC114391879 gene encoding L-ascorbate oxidase homolog, which translates to MGSTSLLHLLLGVVLALLSVSLVEGEDAYKYYTWTVTYGILSPLGSPQQVVLIDGQFPGPQLDLVTNENVVLNLVNKLDEPFLLTWNGIKQRKNSWQDGVLGTNCPIPPNSNYTYKFQVKDQIGTYTYFPSTSLHKAAGGFGGLNVYHRSVIPVPYPYPDGDFTLLIGDWYKTNHKVLRESLDSGKSLAFPDGLLINGQAHTTINGDQGKTYMFRISNVGMSTSINFRIQGHPLKLVEIEGSHIVQNTYDTLDVHVGQSAAVLVTLNQPPKDYYIVASTRFSRKVLTATAVLHYSNSNSPASGPLPSPPIYQYHWSVKQARTYRWNLTANAARPNPQGSYHYGKITPTKTIVLSNSAPLINGKLRYAVNKVSYVNSDTPLKLADYFNIPGIYSVDSIQTLPSESTPASIATSVVPTSLHDFIEVVFQNNENAMQSWHLDGYDFWVVGYGFGQWTPAKRRTYNLVDALTRHTTQVYPNAWTTILVSLDNQGMWNLRSAIWERQYLGQQLYLRVWTSERSLANEYDIPNNALLCGKAVGHNNP; encoded by the exons ATGGGAAGCACAAGTTTGCTTCATCTATTACTTGGTGTTGTTTTGGCTCTGCTGAGTGTGTCTCTTGTGGAAGGAGAAGATGCATACAAATACTACACGTGGACTGTGACATATGGCATTCTTTCTCCACTAGGTAGTCCTCAGCAG GTGGTTCTTATCGATGGTCAGTTTCCTGGGCCTCAACTAGACTTGGTAACTAATGAAAATGTTGTTCTCAACCTTGTAAACAAGTTAGATGAGCCATTTCTTCTTACTTG GAATGGCatcaaacaaaggaaaaactcATGGCAAGATGGGGTATTGGGAACCAATTGCCCCATTCCTCCAAACTCAAATTACACATACAAGTTTCAGGTCAAGGATCAGATTGGAACCTACACATACTTTCCATCGACTTCACTGCATAAAGCAGCTGGAGGGTTTGGAGGACTCAATGTCTACCATAGATCTGTCATCCCAGTTCCTTATCCGTACCCTGATGGAGATTTCACTTTACTCATTGGTGATTGGTACAAGACTAACCACAAG GTATTAAGAGAATCTTTGGATTCTGGAAAATCTCTTGCCTTTCCTGATGGTCTCCTTATCAATGGCCAAGCTCATACAACCATAAATGGGGACCAGG GAAAGACCTATATGTTCAGAATCTCAAATGTGGGCATGTCAACATCAATTAACTTCAGAATCCAGGGTCATCCTCTGAAGCTAGTTGAGATTGAAGGATCACACATTGTCCAGAACACGTACGACACGCTTGATGTGCATGTTGGGCAATCAGCTGCTGTGTTGGTAACCTTAAATCAGCCTCCAAAGGACTACTACATTGTTGCCTCAACAAgattttcaagaaaagttctcaCAGCAACTGCAGTGTTACATTATTCAAACTCTAACTCTCCTGCTTCTGGACCCTTGCCTAGTCCCCCAATTTACCAATATCATTGGTCTGTGAAGCAAGCTAGAACCTACAG ATGGAATCTGACAGCAAATGCTGCTAGGCCTAATCCACAAGGGTCATACCATTATGGAAAAATAACTCCTACAAAGACAATTGTGTTGTCCAATTCAGCACCTTTGATTAATGGAAAACTTCGTTATGCTGTCAACAAGGTTTCTTATGTTAACTCTGATACACCGCTCAAGCTTGCTGATTACTTCAACATTCCTGGAATCTACAGTGTTGACTCAATCCAAACCCTTCCTTCTGAAAGTACTCCTGCATCCATAGCCACCTCCGTAGTGCCAACTTCTCTCCATGATTTCATTGAGGTTGTTTTTCAGAACAACGAAAATGCCATGCAATCTTGGCATCTTGACGGTTATGACTTTTGGGTCGTGGG TTATGGTTTTGGTCAGTGGACACCAGCCAAAAGAAGAACCTATAATCTAGTTGATGCTCTGACCAGGCACACTACACAg GTATACCCAAATGCTTGGACTACAATATTGGTGTCCTTGGACAATCAAGGTATGTGGAATCTGAGGTCTGCAATATGGGAAAGGCAGTATCTTGGGCAACAATTATATCTCAGGGTTTGGACTTCTGAGCGCAGCCTTGCTAATGAATATGATATTCCCAACAATGCATTGCTTTGTGGCAAAGCTGTTGGACATAACAACCCCTAG